The Tripterygium wilfordii isolate XIE 37 chromosome 1, ASM1340144v1, whole genome shotgun sequence sequence TTGATGGTGTGAacttaaatccatatcaaatatttaaagataaatttgtataatatGATTATcgctttttgaaaaaaaaacacaaaaaaacatGACATTATAGCAATGTTAgaaaaatgtacacaaaaaagTTGGGGTGTCTAGTTGGAGATTTTGACCGCTACCCCAATTTGATTTGACTAATTTACTTTTACATTAAGTGTGGGACCCGGGCTTACCGTTTCAATCTCAGTTTACAGGTTTTGATTTGTCGATGGGGTGGCGGTATTACCGACAAGGATCCACTACTACGACCGCCAACCCCTCAAAGCTCAAACACATGAGTTTTAAGACACGACGTGGCAACTTGTACGAAGTTTCCTGATATAGTGATGGCCCCACTCTAGAATACAATTAATTCATTAATGCTCAATTTGACATTTTATGATTCATTTTCTCCTACCTAAATTAGTTTCATTGTCAAAACAACTATCAAGTCGAAatttcatgaagaacataaatatattttattttatttacatagtTCCCATGTCAAAAAAGTATTTCCAACTCATGTAATTGAtcacaaaataaatattttgattCAAACTTTCATAACTATTTGGTGAAGTAGTGAATCTTTCTGAGACCAAATCGTAAAGACACGGAAAGTCTTGGATTCAATTCTCACTGAAAGCAATATATTTGTAATCACGGATTGAGTTTTGAAAACTTATATATATCTGGATTTGATGATTCgagtttaaattcatatcagATGCTCAAAGAATAAATTTTTATGGTTATGTTGTTGTTTTTaattaccaaaagaaaaaacttgaTGATATATTTAGCAATTATCCTTGCAAAGTGGGAAAATAACTTTGAGTATCAATATTTTCAATATTTGCCGGCTATTTTGCGAACAAGCAATTTCAATGTGGGCTTTCACAttaatttgacattttcttgaaaatgaaaacatTTAGAGCATAAAGTAAGTGGTGGAGGAATAATGCGACAACAAATTCAAGAAATTACTTTTAACTTATAACATGATCGTGACGTTATAGTGATGCTTAATCACACGCAATATATATCATCATATCTTAAAAAATAAGTATAATTGTTTTCAATGAAAATTATGCcacaaatcaatcaatcaattaattatcaacaaaggttgataatataattaaattagAAGGTGAGATGAAACCGTCAATGGTTCCAATGTCTAACCATGACAGTGACACACAGATCCTAACAAGGTTAGCCATCAAATCTGAAATCCTTTTGAAGTTCAATCATACATGAACCACCTCTTGACCCCCCTTCACAAATtcacattttattttaatatataagACAATCGGAGTAGGTGAGCAACAATTCTTTCACTAGAATagcaatttaaataataaatcgTATACACTCGACATGCCTTGAATTCGATTTCAAATGGAAACAATATTCTTATGATCATACGTTTGACTTTGACCAAATTTACCCTATTGTCAAGTGAGAATTTTTTATAAGTTTGGACTTGACGGCCTGTGTTTATGCCAAAATCGAATGTGAAAAGAATAAATTTTAAATGATGTTGTtctcgattataaaaaaaaagattagatTGCATGGTTCACCAAAATACATATAATACATATGAAATTTTATAGTTTGTAAAGTTAACTTTAGCCTTAGACATTGGATATATGGCAAAGGTAACTCATTGTTAAAGTTAACATATGAGGCATTCATTATGCCGTTCGAAGATATTTATTACAATAATTGAGTAGTTGTCATATTAATTATATACATGTGTATCTACATATATAAATTACAAGGTCAACTAGCTAGCTAATTAAGCAACTACTAGTTGTTCTAATGGCACTAATCAACAACCTTATTTCAGCTACATAGCttgacaaaaaataaaagtagtATCCAACTTGTTCTATCGGCTTAAGCCACCTAAATCTGTATATAAGACCCCCTCTTTATCTCTACCCACCTAGCTAGCAACACTTGAAAAGTTGCAGAGCTGTGACATCCATCCATCCACAGACCAAAAGAAACACCATTTAGAGCCATGATGAGTAGTAATATTATAGATTCTCTCCCTCCTCTTCTACAATCCATGGCTCCCCTACAAACTGCCCTCCTCTTCATTGTCCCTTCACTCTTCCTATTCGGGGTCGTTTCGCGACTTCGCCGGAAGCTTCCCTATCCACCTGGCCCCAAAGGATTACCTATTATAGGCAACATGATGATGATGGACCAGCTCACACATCGCGGCCTGGCTAAATTGGCTAAGAAATACGGTGGCTTGTTTCACATGAAGATGGGGTTCTTGCATATGGTCACTGTCTCGTCTCCAGAAGTAGCCAAACAGGTCCTTCAAGTGCAAGACAATATTTTCTCTAACCGTCCGGCCACAATCGCGATTAGCTACCTCACTTACGATCGAGCAGACATGGCTTTCGCTCACTACGGCCCTTTCTGGCGCCAGATGCGTAAGCTTTGTGTCATGAGGTTGTTCAGCCGCAAACGAGCCGAGTCATGGGATTCTGTCCGTGATGAGGTGGACTTCATGGTTAAGACCGTGGCTTCCAACACTGGCAAGGCTGTGAACGTTGGAGAGTTGATTTTTACTCTCACTATGAATATCACTTACCGGGCTGCTTTCGGGTCGAAAAATGAGGGTCAGGATGAGTTCATTCGGATCTTGCAGGAGTTTTCGAAGCTTTTCGGGGCGTTTAATCTCGCGGACTTTATACCCGGACTCAGCTGGATCGACCCGCAAGGGATTACTAAGAGACTTGTTAAGGCTCGTCAGTCACTTGACAAATTCATTGACATAATCATCGACCAACACAtgcagaagaagaaagaaattaagGGCTCCGATGAAGGTATCACCGATATGGTTGACGATTTACTTGCGTTCTACAGTGACGTCGCAAAAGTAAACGAATCAGACGATCTACAAACCTCCATCAAGCTTACTAGAGACAACATTAAGGCGATAATCATGGTAATTATTTTAATGTATACGTGTCTGATTATGTCGAAAATGATAAACACCGAGCCATTGATATTTCAGTTATCTTAACTCTTGAATTGAACGCACgaaattcaagtgaattcgtgagcttCATATGTCttacatgatgcacatgaaatttcatgcgtacaactcaacaactgAGATACATGTCATAGTCATAATGGTTATGCATTTGCGTGTTAAATTAAGATTATATACTTTGTCAAAAAAGGAAATTCAAATGAGTTTGTTTTATGGACTTGCAGGATGTGATGTTTGGAGGGACTGAAACAGTGGCGTCAGCGATTGAATGGGCTTTGGCGGAGCTGATGAGGAGTCCAGAGGACATGAAGAGGGTCCAGCAAGAGCTTGCCGACGTAGTGGGTCTTGACCGACGAGTGGAGGAGAGTGATTTCGAAAAGCTCACGTTTTTCAAGTGCGCACTGAAAGAAGTATTGAGAATGCACCCGCCGATCCCGCTCCTCCTCCACGAGACGGCGGAGGATGCTGAGGTGGCCGGGTACCACATTCCGAAGAAGACACGTGTCATGATCAACGCATTCGCTATCGGGCGGGATCCGAACTCGTGGGAGGATCCGGACACGTTTAGGCCGTCGAGgtttttgaaagatggagtGGCGGACTTCAAAGGGAGCAATTTCGAATTCCTTCCGTTCGGGTCGGGCCGGAGGTCGTGCCCGGGTATGCAACTCGGACTCTACGGGCTTGAATTGGCTGTGGCTCATTTGCTCCACTGTTTCAAGTGGGAATTGCCTGATGGCATGAAACCGAGTGAACTCGACATGAGCGATATATTTGGACTCACCGCGCCAAGGGCGACCCGACTCATCGCCGTTCCTAGCCCCAGATTGGTGTGTCCATTAGTTTGATTTGAAAATCAAAGTGGTGGTGATCCAGGGGTACACGTGGCATACAGGAAATCAGACGGTGAAAGGTGACGGACCGTTCAtggaattttttgtttgtttttctttttatatccaATTGTTATATatgaaagagaagggaaaatgGGGGGAATAATCTCTTTGTTTGTGGATAGGAAGAAGTGTTTCCTTGTGATTTGTTTTCTTAATATTATTATGTGACACTTCAATAAATGTCCTTGTAAAACGAATTCTTATTTGGATCAAAGcaagttgtttttttctttctgaaattttcatttttcttattttgtttttctgtatTTTTAGTCCATTACACCACACGTACAACACTTTTAATGTCCTAAAACGACGCCGCAAAAGACACCATCCATTTTTTACATCTCGTCTGCTCATCAGGTTCACTTTTTGAAAAcattctctccatatataatCAGTATAAATTATTCTGTAAACATTTTGTATGTCCTAAACTCTATCAATTTCAAAAGCCTTGTGCATAGAGTTGTTTATGTTTTGTCGTAGAAGAGCACTACGACAAAACGGCAAGCGACatgctttaaagtttaaacctgGCATTTTTACCTGATTAAACTAGAGCCAGTACATAAAGCTAGAGCCACTCTGTTGACAACCGGCTTGTGAGTCGCGatcaaataaaatttactaAAAAGTTGAAAACATCCGACCCACCAAACAACAAGGAATGGGAAACAATCACCGAAAGACAAGCTTTTATCGCTGGCTGGATATAGTTAGCCATATCTTTCAACACCAAGAACACATGGATGATTTCATGATGAACAGAGATGATTGATTAATTGCAAATCAGTGTGGGATGAACTaaagaaaaggtaaaataa is a genomic window containing:
- the LOC119982668 gene encoding cytochrome P450 84A1-like, which produces MMSSNIIDSLPPLLQSMAPLQTALLFIVPSLFLFGVVSRLRRKLPYPPGPKGLPIIGNMMMMDQLTHRGLAKLAKKYGGLFHMKMGFLHMVTVSSPEVAKQVLQVQDNIFSNRPATIAISYLTYDRADMAFAHYGPFWRQMRKLCVMRLFSRKRAESWDSVRDEVDFMVKTVASNTGKAVNVGELIFTLTMNITYRAAFGSKNEGQDEFIRILQEFSKLFGAFNLADFIPGLSWIDPQGITKRLVKARQSLDKFIDIIIDQHMQKKKEIKGSDEGITDMVDDLLAFYSDVAKVNESDDLQTSIKLTRDNIKAIIMDVMFGGTETVASAIEWALAELMRSPEDMKRVQQELADVVGLDRRVEESDFEKLTFFKCALKEVLRMHPPIPLLLHETAEDAEVAGYHIPKKTRVMINAFAIGRDPNSWEDPDTFRPSRFLKDGVADFKGSNFEFLPFGSGRRSCPGMQLGLYGLELAVAHLLHCFKWELPDGMKPSELDMSDIFGLTAPRATRLIAVPSPRLVCPLV